The Priestia megaterium NBRC 15308 = ATCC 14581 region AGTCCGCGCAGGTCTGCGTATCCTTGCTCTGTTACAATCACATCAACATCGTGTTCCGTATGATCAACGTGCGAAACAAACGGCACTATGCTTGAAATATCACCGTTTTTAGCAATGGATTTTGTTACAAAAATACCAAGGCGCGCATTTCGGGCAAAATCTCCTGAGCCTCCGATTCCGTTCATCATTTTTGTTCCCATCACATGCGTGGAATTGACGTTTCCGTAAATGTCTAGCTCTAGGGCAGTGTTAATAGAAATCAGTCCTAAGCGACGAATGATTTCGGGATGGTTTGAAATTTCCTGCGGGCGAAGAATGAGCTTATCTCGATAGGCTTCAAAATTAGAGAAAACTTGTTCCATTTTATCTGCTGAAAGCGTAATTGAGCAGCAGGAGGCAAACGTAACTTTTCCTGCGTCAAATAAATCAAACACAGCATCCTGCAATACTTCTGAATACACCTCTAAATCATGAAACTCTGAATCTAACAAACCGTGGAAAACGGCATTTGCCACAGATCCAATTCCAGATTGTAAAGGAGCAAGCGATTCAGTTAATCGCCCTTCTTTAATTTCTTCACGTAAAAATGAAATCAAATTTTGAGCCATTACAACCGTTTCTTCGTCAGGTGCTACAATCGTAGACGGTGAATCTAGCTGATTTGTAAATACAATACCCTTTACTTTATCTAAATCAATTGGTATGCCTAACGAACCAATACGATCATCAGATTTTTTCAAAGGAATTGCATCTCGCTGTCCTTGAACGCCCGGATCATACAGATCGTGAATACCTTCTAACAGCTCTGGCTGCGCTGTGTTAATTTCAATAATAATAGATTTTGCATGCTCGGCAAACACCATTGAATTGCCAATTGACGTTGTTGGAATCATCATTCCGTCACCTGTGATAGAAACCGCTTCCAAAATAGCGAAATCTATTGAATCTAACACGCCTGAACGTACCCATTCAGAAGTATGCGATAAATGCTGATCAATAAACTGAAATTCACCTTCATTAATTTTTTTACGCATGGTAGGGTCCGCCTGAAAGGGCAAACGTTTATTTAACATGCCTTTTTCTGCAAATAGCTTATCCACATCTGACCCAAGTGAAGCACCGGTATACACGCTTACTTTTATCGGTTCTGTTTCCGCTCGTTTCGCTAGCGCAAACGGTACAGCTTTGACATCCCCCGCGCGTGTAAAACCGCTTAGACCAAGGGTCATTCCATCTTGAATCCAAGATGCTGCTTCTTCAGCAGAGACAACGCGATTCTGTAGTGCTTCATGCTTAATTCGACTGCAAACGTTTTCCATTCTGTTCACTCCTTGTTTTTGCTCTTTTTTACCATTTTACTGTAAAGCAAGCGTCTACAAGAGTTTTTGGAATGAAATGGACAAAAATAGCGATAAAACAGCATATTTGATGATAATTAAGCAAAATGACGGTTAAAACCCAAGGAGTTTTCGAAAATAGCTGGCGTACGACTGACTGACCGGAATTTTTTCTCCGCTGCTCATTACTAGTAAAAAAGTTGAATGTGTATCAGGATAAATTTCTTGAATTTGCGTCACATTGACGATAAAGGAACGATGACAGCGCACAAACTCTTCTTTTGGAAGCACATAATCAAATTCATTTAACGTGTATTTATGCGTACCCGTATACTTCTGTGCGTACACATATGTTTTTCGGTCACGCGCTTCTACGTAGATAATTTTTGAGAAAGGAACCGGTATCCATCCCTCGTTCACCTTTAACGTCACAACTGACTTTCCGCTCGTTAACGCAGGAAAAATCGCCGTCACGCACCCTTGAACCTCTCCTTCGTCTAAGAAAGGCACGGCCATGCCGTAGTAAGGCGTGCCAAACACGTCTCGGTGAATAAATTCTGATACTTTTTGCTTTCGTTCTAATGCTTTATATGTAATCGTTCCTTTTTTAATTTGATCTCCAGGGCTGATTTTTAAATTAATTCGTTTACTTGCCCGGTAATACACGTACGTTTCTAGATCTGAAACGGCAATCGACGCTTCATCAGAGAACAATTCGCTGATAACGTCTAATAATGCTGAAGCTTTAAATGGTTTCATCTTTTCACCTTCTTTTGTCTAGTCAAACACGCTGCTTCTTTATTGTAGCGCAAAAGCAAAAGCTAGTGGGAAAGAAGCATGGAATTTATCTTTTCAACTGCATAAAATTTCTATTTTTTCACAACATAAAACAATGAAATGAAGGAAGGGTGAAATGTATGGGCTATGCTGAATCGACGTTTCGAATCGCCTGTTCATTTTTTGTGCTGCTTCTTTTAACGCGGCTCATGGGAAAAACAGAAATCAGCCAGCTAAATGTGTTTACGTTTATTACGGCGATTACGATTGGTAATATTGCTTCTTCCCTCTCCACTGATAAGCGAGTAGAGATTGATAAAGGAGTTTATTCACTGCTAGGATGGACATTTTTAACGATCGCTATGGGCTATCTTGGAATGAAATCGAAAAAAGCGCGCCATCTTATTACCGGTGAGCCTAAAATTGTGATTAAGCAAGGGAAAGTGATGGAAAAGGCATTAAAACAAGTCCGGCTAGATATTGAATCTCTTTTAGGCATGCTGAGGCAGCAAAACGTATTTTCCATAAAAGATGTAGAATACGCCATATTAGAAATCAACGGAAACCTTTCCGTTATGCAAAAACAAGATAAAAAGCCGAACTCGTGGTCAAAAACGCTTTTATTTCCCACTTCAACGGGCGTTATTTACGATGGAAAAGCGAATGAAGATGCCTTGAAGGACCTGCATGTAGATAATAATTGGCTGCATAAACAGCTAGAAAAAGCGGGAGTCAACTCAATTGATGACGTCTTTTACGCTGAGGTCCAGTCCGACGGATCGCTTTACATTGACTATAAAAAAGACAAATTTAACTCATAAAAAAAATCCGTACCAAAAGGCACGGATTTTTTATTAGCTTGCTTTTTTCACACGATTTGTAATGGTATCTTCTTTTGGTGATGTTTTACGAATAAAGAAGGCTAAAACAAACGCTATCACACTTAAAATCGTTGCAATCATAAACGCATCGTTAATACCCATTGCCGTACCTTGATTCACAGCTTCAGCCATACTGCCTTTATCTGCCGGCAAAATTTGCTGATTCGTTACGATGTTTTTCACGTGTTTTTCACCTTGATTCATCATAATAGATACAAAGAACGCCATTCCTACAGCTCCAGCAACCATTCGCAGCGTATTAACCATCGCTGTGCCGTATTTATTTAAGCTAAGCGCAAGCTCATTTAATCCTGCTGTAAATATTGGCATCATGAGCAGCGACATACCAAACATACGAACAGTATAAACAATCATTACATACATAAATGTTGTTGTTGTTTCAAGTTTTGTTAGTTCATATGTTGTCACAACGGTAATCGCTAAACCAATAACAGCAAGCCATCTTGCTCCAAACTTATCAAACAGACGTCCTGTAATCGGAGACATAATCCCCATTACAATTCCCCCTGGCAGTAACAGCAAGCCTGAAAGAAACGGTGAAAAACCGCGTACGTTTTGCATATAAATCGGCATTAAAATCATACCTGAAAACATTGCCATTGTTACAATCACGTTAATGATTGTTGTTAAAGTGAACATACGGTAACGGAAAATACGGAATTCAAGAAGCGGCTGATCGATTTTTAACTGACGGAAAATAAAGAACAGAATTGAAATACCGCCTACAATGAACATAGCTAATACTTCAGTGCTGGTCCAGCCCTTTGTACCGCCCGTAGCGAACGCATAAAGCAAGCCGCCAAATCCAACTGTTGACAAAATAACGCCAAGCACATCTAGCTTAGGTCGGCTTGTTTCCGTCACGTTTTTCACTAAAATAATAGCCGCAATTACGTTAATGAGTGCAATTGGAAACATCATAAAGAATAAAACGCGCCATGAGTAGTGCTCAACTATTAAACCAGAAAGCGTCGGCCCTACTGCCGGTGCGAAGTTCATCGCTACACCAAAAATCCCCATCGCAAAGCCGCGTCGGTCAGGCGGGAATAATGTAAAAATAACGTTGGTAATTAACGGAAATAAAATCCCTGCTCCTGCTGCTTGCACGACGCGTCCCACTAAAATAACGGAAAATGTCGGTGCAATACCGCAAAGCAGTGTTCCTACTGTAAACAGCCCCATTGCTGTAATATACAGCTGCCTTGTAGTAAATCGATTCATTAAAAATGCTGTAATTGGAATAACAATTCCGTTTACTAACATAAAGATGGTTGTTAACCAGTTACCCGTAGCCGCCGTTACATGGAAATGATCCATCATTTGCGGAAGCGCAATGTTAATCAGCGTTTGATTTAAAAAAGCGACGAGCGCTCCCATTATCATTACGCCAAAAATAGACCGAGTTCGGGCTTGATCGGACTGTTGTGTTTGTGTATTCATTTTAACAAGACCTTTCCCTTTAAAATTATCTGTATGTAAATCTTCAGATGACAACCAGGTTAAGAATATATTTTATGTGTTCATTCTATTAATTTATGTCACGAATATTTAATGAACTTAATTATATACCGGATAAATATATCTGTTTCCGAAATATTTGTCAACAAATATGATCATTTTCGTAAAACTTTTCCATCAGTATATATAAAGTAGTATACCCTTTAATGAAGAAAAAAATGAGAGCCCTTCAACGAAGGCTCTCATTTCCTTAAGAAATACTTATTTTAAGATTTGAACTTTTACTGTTTTTCTTCCCCATTTTAACGCTTCTTTTTGAGAAGGAAGAAGAACGTCAATTTTATTTCCTTTAATCGCACCGCCCGTATCAGCTGCGATTGCCGTGCCGTAACCCTCTACGTATACTTTTGAACCAAGCTTAATCACTTTTGGATCGACAGAAATCACTTTTTGATTTGGATTCTTTTTCAAGTCAATTCCAATCGCTGTTTTTCCGCTGCAGCCTTTGCAGTTCGCTGTATACGCTGTTGCTGTTACTTTAAATTCTTTCACAACGTTTGAAGACTTCGCAGGCGCTGCTTTAGCAGGCGTGCTTGATTTTGTTTGAGATACTTTTAATACTTGTTTCGGATGAATGCTGTCTGACTTTAAGTTATTCCACTGTTTCAGCTGACTAACCGATACTTTATATGTCTTTGCAATTTTGTATAGCGAATCTCCGCTTTTTACTGTATATGTATTTGTTGCAGCTGATGCACCACTTGCCACTCCGAACAGTGACATTAGAACTAAACTGAACGTAATCATTGTCTTTTTCATGTAATTGATTTCCCCTTTATCTACCAATACATAAAAAATAACACATGAATATTACAGTTATATTTCAGTAACATGTCAATAGTTTGATAGTTTAGTTACAGTAAAAATAAAGATTCTTCCTTTTAAACTAGTAAATTAATCACCTTTACTCTTCAAAAACATACATATTTAGGTATATGACGGTGCTTTTACACACATTTATAATGGATTATTTCATTTGTAACATTTCACTGGTTCTAGAGGCTTATACTTTGTTTTATATTGGTTATTTAGAACATAGTTTATTTAAAATTAATAAATGCGTTAAAGGAGCTTAATATAAATCACTTTTTACACCGTTGGTTGGAGAGCAAGACTTCGCTTTCCACTGGAGTCTTGCTCTTCAACCAACAACTAGAAACGCATACATATATGGCCGCCATAACAATAAAAAATCCGAACGAGTTGGATTCTCTATCAAGAATCTCAATTCATCGTTCGGATTTTTCTTCCACTAAAATACTTTTATCATAGCCTTTTTATTTGAAATTAAGATGCCTGCATTACTTGTTAATATGGCTGCCACTGAAGCATTTTAGCTGCCTCGAACCTTTTTTCTACATTTGGCCAGTAAACTATTTTCCACCAATTATCAACGTACGGATCACGTTCATTTTTGTACTGCAAATAATAGGCGTGTTCCCATACGTCTAATACGAGCAGCGGAATCGTATCCCACTGCGTGAGAAGCTGATGGCGCTCAGCTTGCAGAACTTCGAGCTTTCGCGAACGCGGCGACCATACTAAGATAGCCCAGCCAACACCCTCTACTTTTTTTGCAGCTTGAGAAAAGTGCATCATAAACTTCTCATAGCTGCCAAAGTCTTTTTGAAGCTGCTGCAGCAGCTGTCGTCTCGGCCTCCCTCCTCCTTCTGGACTCATAATTTCCCAAAAGATTGTATGCAAGTAATGACCGGAGCCATGAAAAGAAGCTTCCCGTTCCCAATGTTTTATGAGGTCAAAATTGTTTGTGTTACGGGCTTGCTGAAGCATGAGCTCTGCTTTATTTAATCCATCTACATAGCTTTGATGGTGCTTGCTGTGATGAAGACGCATAATTTCCCGGTTAATATACGGTTCAAGAGCTGAATAGCTATAGCCAAGCGGCGGCAGCTCGTGCTGTCCTGGCGCTATCGATTCTCGCTCCCTGCCGTCGTCTCCGAGCCGCTCTTTTAAGACTTTATCAATATGCCGCACTGCATTATTGATTTCTTCTAACGTATATTCGTTGACATCTTCTTCACTTAAATATTCAAGAACGTCTTCTTGCGTGCGCGTTATATATGACGTTATATCTACTTCTGTAATGGCTTCTTCAAATACCGGATCACATACTTGTTCAAGCCAGGTCTGAACTTCCATCAAGTATCTTTTTCTCTCATCTTGATCGGCCATACTTTCCCTCCTTACACCTCATCTTCACTATCATATTCAAAAGAAAAAGCAACATAACTTCCTACTTGTATCTATTGAGTTAGAAAATTCGACATAAAAAAGGCAAGAGTTCCTTTAAGCTTGAACTCTTGCCTTTTTTATTATATTTTCTTTGCCATATTCACATAATCAATCGTTTCTTGCTTGCTAACAGCCGCGTGCTTCAGCTTTGGATTATAATAGAGCTCGACTTTTATATTATTGATTTCACAGTCATCTGGCATATCCTGCAAATCCGTTAAAAATGGCAGCAAGTGATTGTTCATATCGTATTCAAACGCCCCGTTTTGCAAGTAATACACCTTCGGCACATAGTTAATATGGCGAAAAAACTTCACTGCGTTAATTCGCTCACCGTATAAGGCTATCACTTCATCTTCTGTCAAGTTCGGATAAGATAAATTAAACACTTGCCGAACCGGCGTT contains the following coding sequences:
- a CDS encoding acetyl-CoA hydrolase/transferase family protein, with amino-acid sequence MENVCSRIKHEALQNRVVSAEEAASWIQDGMTLGLSGFTRAGDVKAVPFALAKRAETEPIKVSVYTGASLGSDVDKLFAEKGMLNKRLPFQADPTMRKKINEGEFQFIDQHLSHTSEWVRSGVLDSIDFAILEAVSITGDGMMIPTTSIGNSMVFAEHAKSIIIEINTAQPELLEGIHDLYDPGVQGQRDAIPLKKSDDRIGSLGIPIDLDKVKGIVFTNQLDSPSTIVAPDEETVVMAQNLISFLREEIKEGRLTESLAPLQSGIGSVANAVFHGLLDSEFHDLEVYSEVLQDAVFDLFDAGKVTFASCCSITLSADKMEQVFSNFEAYRDKLILRPQEISNHPEIIRRLGLISINTALELDIYGNVNSTHVMGTKMMNGIGGSGDFARNARLGIFVTKSIAKNGDISSIVPFVSHVDHTEHDVDVIVTEQGYADLRGLAPRERAKRIIKNCAHPMYRDQLMAYYEEALTRGGQTPHVLEKAFSFHTFYQKNGTMREVVAQTK
- a CDS encoding LytTR family DNA-binding domain-containing protein; translated protein: MKPFKASALLDVISELFSDEASIAVSDLETYVYYRASKRINLKISPGDQIKKGTITYKALERKQKVSEFIHRDVFGTPYYGMAVPFLDEGEVQGCVTAIFPALTSGKSVVTLKVNEGWIPVPFSKIIYVEARDRKTYVYAQKYTGTHKYTLNEFDYVLPKEEFVRCHRSFIVNVTQIQEIYPDTHSTFLLVMSSGEKIPVSQSYASYFRKLLGF
- a CDS encoding DUF421 domain-containing protein, with the translated sequence MGYAESTFRIACSFFVLLLLTRLMGKTEISQLNVFTFITAITIGNIASSLSTDKRVEIDKGVYSLLGWTFLTIAMGYLGMKSKKARHLITGEPKIVIKQGKVMEKALKQVRLDIESLLGMLRQQNVFSIKDVEYAILEINGNLSVMQKQDKKPNSWSKTLLFPTSTGVIYDGKANEDALKDLHVDNNWLHKQLEKAGVNSIDDVFYAEVQSDGSLYIDYKKDKFNS
- a CDS encoding DHA2 family efflux MFS transporter permease subunit; its protein translation is MNTQTQQSDQARTRSIFGVMIMGALVAFLNQTLINIALPQMMDHFHVTAATGNWLTTIFMLVNGIVIPITAFLMNRFTTRQLYITAMGLFTVGTLLCGIAPTFSVILVGRVVQAAGAGILFPLITNVIFTLFPPDRRGFAMGIFGVAMNFAPAVGPTLSGLIVEHYSWRVLFFMMFPIALINVIAAIILVKNVTETSRPKLDVLGVILSTVGFGGLLYAFATGGTKGWTSTEVLAMFIVGGISILFFIFRQLKIDQPLLEFRIFRYRMFTLTTIINVIVTMAMFSGMILMPIYMQNVRGFSPFLSGLLLLPGGIVMGIMSPITGRLFDKFGARWLAVIGLAITVVTTYELTKLETTTTFMYVMIVYTVRMFGMSLLMMPIFTAGLNELALSLNKYGTAMVNTLRMVAGAVGMAFFVSIMMNQGEKHVKNIVTNQQILPADKGSMAEAVNQGTAMGINDAFMIATILSVIAFVLAFFIRKTSPKEDTITNRVKKAS
- a CDS encoding 3D domain-containing protein — its product is MKKTMITFSLVLMSLFGVASGASAATNTYTVKSGDSLYKIAKTYKVSVSQLKQWNNLKSDSIHPKQVLKVSQTKSSTPAKAAPAKSSNVVKEFKVTATAYTANCKGCSGKTAIGIDLKKNPNQKVISVDPKVIKLGSKVYVEGYGTAIAADTGGAIKGNKIDVLLPSQKEALKWGRKTVKVQILK
- a CDS encoding superoxide dismutase, whose translation is MADQDERKRYLMEVQTWLEQVCDPVFEEAITEVDITSYITRTQEDVLEYLSEEDVNEYTLEEINNAVRHIDKVLKERLGDDGRERESIAPGQHELPPLGYSYSALEPYINREIMRLHHSKHHQSYVDGLNKAELMLQQARNTNNFDLIKHWEREASFHGSGHYLHTIFWEIMSPEGGGRPRRQLLQQLQKDFGSYEKFMMHFSQAAKKVEGVGWAILVWSPRSRKLEVLQAERHQLLTQWDTIPLLVLDVWEHAYYLQYKNERDPYVDNWWKIVYWPNVEKRFEAAKMLQWQPY